Proteins encoded within one genomic window of Arachis ipaensis cultivar K30076 chromosome B08, Araip1.1, whole genome shotgun sequence:
- the LOC107613913 gene encoding protein trichome birefringence-like 41: MGDCPQQCCHRFIFSQYISFFFFFFLVLFPSTQVNGKNTSLKHWSGSSHASSTGACDLFTGTWVLDPSYPLYKNATCPFIQKEFSCERNGRPDRIYTHYRWQPLACNLQRFNGQDFLERMKGKSIMFVGDSLSLNQWQSLTCLLHAAVPNSNYTITRVGYVSIFTYTEYNVKLMLDRSVYLVDVVKEDRGRVLKLDSIEGGKLWKGIDMLIFNTWHWWYRRGPTQPWDYIEVGGQVMKDMDRMKAFQKALETWAAWVDTNVDPTKVKVFFQGISPSHYNGTQWNEPTANSCVHETTPVAGSTYPGGTPEAVAVLKGVLATMTKPVTLLDITTLSLLRKDGHPSLYGLYTPNGMDCSHWCLAGVPDTWNEILYNLMI; encoded by the exons ATGGGTGACTGCCCACAACAATGTTGTCACCGTTTTATATTCTCCCAGTAcatctccttcttcttttttttctttctcgtGCTCTTTCCGTCCACGCAAGTAAACGGAAAAAACACGAGTTTGAAACATTGGTCGGGTTCGAGTCATGCTTCGAGTACAGGAGCGTGTGATTTGTTCACGGGTACATGGGTGCTGGACCCGTCGTACCCACTGTACAAAAATGCCACGTGTCCGTTCATCCAGAAGGAGTTTAGCTGTGAGAGGAATGGGCGGCCTGATCGAATTTACACACACTATAGGTGGCAGCCACTTGCCTGCAACTTACAAAG ATTTAATGGGCAAGATTTTCTGGAGAGGATGAAGGGGAAGAGCATCATGTTCGTGGGTGACTCACTGAGCTTAAATCAATGGCAGTCTTTGACTTGCTTGCTTCATGCAGCAGTGCCTAATTCCAATTACACTATAACCCGAGTTGGATATGTTTCTATATTTACATACACG GAATATAATGTGAAATTGATGCTAGATAGGAGTGTGTATCTAGTTGATGTTGTAAAAGAAGATAGAGGGAGGGTGTTGAAGCTTGATTCCATAGAAGGAGGGAAGCTATGGAAAGGGATTGATATGCTTATCTTTAACACTTGGCATTGGTGGTACCGTAGAGGACCCACTCAACC ATGGGATTATATTGAAGTAGGAGGTCAAGTGATGAAAGACATGGATCGGATGAAAGCATTTCAAAAAGCACTTGAAACATGGGCTGCATGGGTGGACACTAATGTAGACCCAACAAAAGTAAAGGTCTTCTTTCAAGGGATTTCTCCATCTCACTACAA TGGCACCCAATGGAATGAACCAACGGCAAATAGTTGTGTCCACGAGACGACTCCGGTGGCCGGATCAACATATCCAGGGGGAACACCAGAGGCCGTGGCGGTGTTGAAGGGTGTACTGGCCACAATGACAAAGCCAGTAACACTCCTCGACATCACCACCCTCTCACTTCTAAGAAAAGATGGACACCCTTCTTTATATGGACTTTATACACCAAATGGCATGGATTGTAGTCATTGGTGTCTAGCTGGTGTTCCAGATACTTGGAACGAAATTCTTTACAACCTTATGATTTGA